GGCTGCTGCCGGAACCGTTTGGTGGATGCTGAGCTACAAATTTGGCAGTGTGCTGCTGGTAATTGGTCTTGTGTTCCTAATGTACTGGTTTTGGAGTCCGGTGTATTGGGCAAGTCGCCGCAACATTCAATGTCGCAAAAATCGATTTGGCGGGTTTTGGCGAGGCGAGGTTTTGGATGTTTTCGTATCGGAGGAAGTGGTCGGTCAAACGGAAACGGTGAATCGTCAAGGGGAGTTAGTCATCGTTGAGGATCGGGAGCGACGCTTAAACCTTGAAATTGGTGACGAATCAGGCTTTACCGCTCGTCATCAGGTTCCCCTCAAGCGCATTCACCAAGCAATCCGGGTGGGCGATCGCGCTGAAATGGTCGTGATGTCGAATCGGCCTGACCTCAGCCGCATCACCCAACTTTCCGATGTGTACATTCCCGATTGCGATGTGTGGGTGAGTGACTATCCTTACCTACGGCGGGATACGTTCCGAGATGTGCGGCGACAGTTGGAATCTTGGGAGGGTGAAGCGTTGGACACCTATGGCGATCGCCCGGACTACCGCGATCGCCCCCCCTATCGCGATCGCGGCGATTACGGCTACGACGAAGACTATGATGCCTACTATCGGGAGGATCGCTATGGCGATCGCTACGATGACGAGGATTTAGAGGCCATTGAGGAAGACTGGCAAGATAGGGGTGAGCCAGTGAGCGATCGCCCTCCGTTGCAGCTTCCCCCCTATCCGAAGAATCGACCTTAAGAACTGGGTGGAATTACAGGTCGCTTGTCGGGCGTGGAGTTGGAGCCATTCTCCGCATTCGGAATTTGCGGCGTACAAGGTTCTGTAAGCGCTACTTTTTGCATCCCCGCCGCAATCGGATCAAAGTTAGGGTCAAATTGGGTGCGTCCGTTGTAGCAAGCGCTGGTCAGATCCGTTCCCTCTAAAATCACGGCATCCAAAACAGCGGCTCGCAAATCCGTTCCACTAAAGTTTGCATCTTGCAAATTAGAGCCGCTGAGATCCACCCCCTGGAAATTGGCACCCCGCAAATCTGTCTTGCGAAAATCCGTGTCCCGAAAATTCAGCCCTTGCAGATTAACACCTACCAAATTGGCACGGGCTAAAAACGAATCCACCACGCTCCGATCCAACGGGGTCGCGTTCAACCGAATCAGATTGGCATCGTACAGCACCATCATCACATAGCGCTTTCGGGGAGCATCCAAGTCCTGTAAAACCGCATGGGTCAGGGCACGCAGAATGCCAAATTTCTCTTTGGACTCCGAACTATCTTTGACCAACAGTTCTGTAACCGTACTCAGGTAATCCATCAGCACGGTTTGACGATGCTCCTCTACGGTGATCTGCGTTTTCGTGAGGGATTCCTGAATTTGAAAGGGGCGATCCAGTTGGGCATTTAACCCATTCACCAAATTCACAAAGGCGATCGCCAAAGTTGCAAAGCCCGTAATCAATGCCCCCACCACCGCCGCTTCCAACTCTTGGATAAATGTGAGGGACTTAAAAAATTGCTTAACCCGCTGCCACCATGATTCAGGCTTCTCTGAAGATGGTGGTGGCGTTGGATCCTGGGAGGCAGAATTCTTCATAGAGGTCTAATACCAGAAACGCTGTCCATGCTAAACCAATTCCCAAAATTAGGATTACGGATGGGAGAATCGGCATAAACCGCACTACGGCAAAAATGCTGGAGCCGTTTCGAGTAACGTCCGTACATCCAGATCGGATAGCTGATCAAAATGGTCATACCAGGTTCCTAAACTATAGAAAGGTTCTGGCATTACCAAACAAACGACTTGATCGACCTCCTCTCGCAAGGCATCGCAGGTATCTGGAGGCGCAAGGGGAACCGCCACGATCACCTTGGCTGGGTGTTGCTGTTTGACAACGGCGATCGCCGCCCGCATGGTGGCACCCGTGGCTAACCCATCGTCTACCAGAATGACCGTTTTGCCGTCTAAATCGGGAAATGGGCGATCGCCCCGATACGCGCGACCGCGCCGCTTTAACTCATGCAG
This DNA window, taken from Synechococcales cyanobacterium T60_A2020_003, encodes the following:
- a CDS encoding pentapeptide repeat-containing protein, with the protein product MKNSASQDPTPPPSSEKPESWWQRVKQFFKSLTFIQELEAAVVGALITGFATLAIAFVNLVNGLNAQLDRPFQIQESLTKTQITVEEHRQTVLMDYLSTVTELLVKDSSESKEKFGILRALTHAVLQDLDAPRKRYVMMVLYDANLIRLNATPLDRSVVDSFLARANLVGVNLQGLNFRDTDFRKTDLRGANFQGVDLSGSNLQDANFSGTDLRAAVLDAVILEGTDLTSACYNGRTQFDPNFDPIAAGMQKVALTEPCTPQIPNAENGSNSTPDKRPVIPPSS
- a CDS encoding phosphoribosyltransferase; translated protein: MATGFCDRTEAGRRLAEQLQHYGDQSDVIVLALPRGGVPIGFELAKVLHVPLDVCLVRKLGVPNHRELAMGAIASNGIRVLNEDVVQSHHVSKFALQKVTVDELHELKRRGRAYRGDRPFPDLDGKTVILVDDGLATGATMRAAIAVVKQQHPAKVIVAVPLAPPDTCDALREEVDQVVCLVMPEPFYSLGTWYDHFDQLSDLDVRTLLETAPAFLP